The DNA segment ACTGGTGAGTGGTACAGTACCACGATCCTCACCTGGTGAGCTGTAAATCATCTGGATCCCCACCATCTGCGAGCGGTAAACCACTTCAATCCCCACATACGTTTTCAATTGGAAAACAGCATACACATGGGCGGTAAATAACTACGATCCTCACAAAACATTTCCATATCAaattcatcctcatcatcattcAATTCATTTAACAATTATCATCATCACACCTCCTATTCTGTTCTCAATAATTCACACTTAAAACATAATTCTCTTCTtaactaaataaaactaaaaacataatacttttcttaataaatcaagttCCAAAACATAatgcatttcttttttttctaaatctaagtcaaataatataattcttttatcCATACTTGTCTAAATAATACTTCAAACCAAATctccaatttttataaaaatttcggcatcaataatcattcaTAAACTCCCATCAACAACATTAATTAACACAATTCCTACAACCAACCCAAcaaaatcatcattcatcacacacacacacacaacatTAATTAACACACTCGACAAAATCATCATTTATCAACTCATTCACAATATAATTCCACATTTCTGTCAAGGTTACTTGCAATAACATATTCCGACATTttcaacctatcctatggtcatctaacCTATGTTTTCACTAATTGAATTTTAGCTCCCAGGATTCAATTCCAAGCTTCCAATATCCACCAATTTAACTCCAATTCAACAAGATACACTATCTAATTCATACAATATCACAATAATCAACATTTAGCTTACTAAATCACCAATTTACAAGGGTTAGGATTTTCTTACCATTACTCACGAGTCAAATAGACAAAATCCGTTGATTATCCACCGCTAGAGTACCCCTAAACCATCAAAGTTATAAAATCTCTCAATTACCAAAACCTAAATCACAAACTGAAAAGGGGAGAATTGGGTGAAAAAACGTGATTCCTTTACCAAATTGTTTCGTAGATTTTGTAGAGAATTTCAAGACAAACGCGTGGCCGCTGatgctcgtcaatcggagctctggATTGAAAGTTACGGGCAATTAAATTCCGGTGGTGAAGGTTGGGGTTTTGACGTCGATTTTCTCTCTTCCTTGTTCAAGAACATTAATTCCCTTTTTGTTGAGGGAGAAGATGCTGAAGCCACTTATAAGAAAGTGAatgggttgggccttgggcccggTTTGAGTCTGGTCTAACCAGTCTGACCCGTTCgacccaattttgggccaaaatctttaaaattagtgttaaaatctatattttaattatttctacttcataaaactataaaaattaattttttaatttctttaaataataattaacttattagttaattatttactaattactcGGGGTTTACACTAAATGTATATTTACTGTTTTTATTAATAACTTTGTTAGATAACTAACTAGGGGTGCAGTCAATTACAgtcaactaataaaaaaataaaatccataaaaaaaaagaattgggacttttttttcaattttctttttggaGAGAATGCAAATTCAAATTATCATGAGAAACATCCAAAATCGAATGAAAAGAAgcatctaaaatttaaaaaaaaatatatctaaaacctaataaaaataaagatccGAAACGTAACAAAAAGAAACGtccaaaatctaataaaaaataaatatccaaaatcattttaaaaaattcaaaacctaaCAAATCGACACaaccaaaaattaagaaaaaaatataaaaaactgtaaaaaaaaaaaattatccaaaacCTAAAAAGAACTATCCAAAACATGACAAAAAGAAACAtctaaaacatataaaaaaaacacatacaACATTTAGgagaaagaaacataaaaaattatcctCCAAAATCAAGAATGCCGTGTGTGGCGACTACCGCATGGGTGATGGACGCCACAACACGGATTTGgtgtaaaagaagaagaagaaaatgaaaaagaagaagaggagaaggaagaagatgacgAATATGTGCATCGTAAATACTGAAGGCGCatgttttgaaatttaaaaaattggtcCAAATTGACTCCATACACAGTTGGTTACTtatactttctctttctctctaacTAAAAACCTTAAACTTCGTTGACTTTAAAGTAACAGGCCAATCTACAGTTAGTTGGTCAAAAAAAGGAAATACTTTAGTTTATGACATGAAGGGTAAGAATTACCATCAAGATGTGCTTCAAGTCTTCAACTGCATATATAAGGGCTACTTAAGTGCTTAAGGGCTATGCACACTTAACATCATAACCCTAAAGAATGGTTTATTAATGAAAAACAAGCTAAAAAATGATATATCTACCTATTCTAAAAATGTTTGACCAAACTTCTAGAAGTCAGACTTCACAACCACGCATTATGATGAGGCCATGAGGGGTAGATCAACATAATTTACTATTGCATTCAAGTTCATCTACCTAAGATTATCAACCTTAAACACAAATTTCCTACTAGTTCTAACGATGCACCCTAAGCAATGTTTCACATTGCAGTAATGTAGATATCTATGCTGTTATGTTTTAGTCAATAAATTTATAGGATAAGTAATGCTTTGGAGATGACCAGTACTATAGAgtaatgaagaaagaaaaattgcaTATGGCTCTATAATACTTTACGATACATAAATGccaaatttattttgattcatGAGTCATTGAAGAAGATTTAAGGTTGTACATTGTTGCTTGGGTTGAAACATTAACAAACTAAACCATTTGACAATCATAATTACATGCAAAGGACTTTCTACAAGTTTCAATCCTTTTTCTCGGCGGGCGCAGAGTGTCGCCAAACTCCGGCAAGAATGCTACCAAAGATATTGTGACACACACTCGAAATGGCGCAGGGTACCACAGTTAAGGGATCCCCAAAGTGCTGAGTAGCCAGAACAATTCCAAGAACAGAGTTCTGCAATATGGAGTTGAAGCTGGTAAATTGATGTGGAATTTGAGCCAATAATTAAAAACAAGAGCTTCACTTATTAAATGGCAACAACTTACCTGCATGCCAACCTCAATAGATATGGTTCGCGATGTTGTGACATCTAGCCCAAGCATTCTTGCAAGTATATATCCGAAGAAAAATCCGGAAGCGTGAAGAAGGGAGGATGCTAAAATTACTTGTCCACCAGACATAAGGATTGCTGAAGAACTTTGCGCGATTGCATTTCCACATAAGATTGCCACAGTTGCTACTGCCATTGGCGGCATCAGCCGAGAGACTAATTTAACAAGAGGTTGGAAATATTGGTTCAGCAATGCGCCGGCCAATACAGGAAGCAGCACAACCTGTTCAGAGTGAACGGTAGGGATGtcaaagaaaacataaaacgAAATTAGAAATAGAGATGGTGGTTAAGAAGAAAGCTTACTTGCAATGTTGAAATCAATAAACCAGATCCATCCACAGCTACATACTTGCCAGCAAGTTTAGCTGTCAATAAAGGAGTCATGACCTGCAATAATGtttattttcacttttcaatCAGTTTGTGTGTGAAAGTTTTAGCAAAATCATTATTATAACAACTTATTTATTTccatataattgattaatggCAGTTCTTGAGAAGTTTGATAAAGTGTAACACAAACATAATTGTCCATTCTTGATATTTCATTCAATTTAATCATCCTACACCAATCTAATTATAgtttttttcatattacaaaTTAGTTTCATATAATACTTTCTTTGCTCCTTTTTATATATCACTTTGATCAAAGGTCTATACATTAGGAAACTCAACATTAACAGTGGTCTATGTATAGGTTATGGActtaaagggaaaaaaattagtcaaaagTGACAAGTTAGAGATATTCTGTTTTGCTAGTGGTCAGTGGCTAAGGGGCTGCAATTATATAATGTAATAGATAGAGAGTGTAAAACTAGTTTTTTTCTATTCATATAATCTTTTCGAATACTCTTTTCTTCTCCCTTTCGAAGCTCTGCTACTCTTCAGTTTCATGCTTTCTTGCTGCGAAAGCAATCTTAGTTCATCAACAAATCTGATATTCTAAGGATTAGCTTAAAATCTTCATGAAAAAACCTCCATATTTgattgtgcaaattaaattcaTCTATCAAATTTACTGTAATAGCACATTTTGCCTGACCCTCGCATATTTACTTGTGTTAGCCAGCCATTTGCAGTTAAAcccagattttttttaaaatcaaacaatatGATATTGAAATTGAGAAATACGTGGCACCATTTGTAATTGACTGCAATGCTTTCCCATGGGAAAATGTATTGCTTTTTTACTCATCAAGATCAGATTATTAAAACAGAAAAACCAAGAATAAGATAGcattaaaaaatttacaaaatactAACCACAGCTGTTAGAGTGCTTGCAGCCGTCATTATCACCGAAAGTGCAACATTTCCACTATCAAAACAAACAGGCCATCAGATTACAAATCTCCACAAATCCATTTAATAAGAGTATTATTTGGAAATAACAGTTCTGAGAATCCAAGTACCGTGCAAGATAAGTAACAAGGTTACTCGCCGTGCCTGCAACCAACGAAGGAGTGATTAAAATAGATGAAGTGTTGAAAGAAATCATAGAACACTAGGTTGAAATTCTTACCACCAGGACAGCAGGCAACTAATATTAAACCTGCTGCATAATGTGATGGAAGGTTTAAGAGTTTGCTTACAAAGAATCCCGATAATGGCATCACCTGAAAGTTGAAAACAATTCACATAAACAAGGATACCCTCATAAATATGAATTGATTTAGGATGCAAGTAAATATTATTCAAGAACATAATGTTTATGGTTTATCCAAATTTCACAACCCAAATCCTAATATTTCCACCATTATATCAGACACCACTAACCAAAGCATTTGTATTCTATGCCCAAGGGCAACAAGTTTTTTCAATTGGGATTAACTTAAAGGACAAGTCAAAGGCTTCATTGTGTATAGAATAAATTGGGGttacattgaaaataaaaaagttaaaatgtcCTCACAGTTAATTAAATAGtccaacaaaaaatttattattttcaataacatCCTAAGAAAAAATGATGAATTGATCTAAACCATCCTCCtgacataaaagagaaaattattatttgatttgaaaggGGCAAACTGCCTCTCACAGAAATTTGCCAACAActattatcaaataaaaatataaaaaacatataaatttttttcttaaaaaatgtcatgtgcaatatgtataaatacatgagttatttaacttaaaataaatgtatattttatattttaacatgtattttatataaataactgATTCCGTAATTGATTTTCTGTATACTTAGTTGttttttctcatatttattaTAGACTTTATGTAAGAGGACTAATTTGTCCTCTTTTTTAGAACAACTATACATAGACTAAAAGTTAGTTATTAAATAAATCacttatataaatacatgtgaaatacaaaatatagaacaaaaattacgttaaataatatttattggcAGACCTGGTGAATGGCAACTAATATTCTGTGTACATataacatttttgtttttagaatagctaagaaatgaattttttttttttttcatatttgtaAAAGGCTGAGAGCGTAAGACACTAACCGAGTATTGAAGCACAAAACCAGACAGTACTTCTTTGTTCATAGAAAGAGCACCACGAAGATCATCAAGTGTGAGTGTCATACCCATACCAACCATAATTATGGTGAGTCCCACAATGTTCAATCTTGGAGTGACCCAACTGAAGCAATTGGGTCTCACCAACCCCAACACACACCCAAGAGTCACCCACAAAGGAAACGCATTTGAAAGTGCCTCACCACATACCTCAAACCACTCCTTAACACCTTTTTTCTCGTTTGAACTGTTCCCGTTCGACGAAATGCCACAACGAACTTGACCATGTTTTGGGGCTCGAATTGTGGGTGATTTTGGTGTGTTAAGAACAAAACTGGAAGGGTAAAGAAAAATTTGAGGTTGGGGTGGGAAGAACTTGGAAGTGGAAAACAAAGTGGGCAGAGAATTTCGTCTTTGTGATTGTGAATTGAATTTGAGAAGTGGGTTTCCATGTGGATGTGGAAAGCATGCAAGTAATGCTTGCATTGTTGCTGTTGTTCACAGACAGAAGATCACACAAAACTTTGAAACTATGAAAAGTTCGAAGCTTGATTTGGACACAATTTCCAACCGACACACCTATAATGTTTGTCAAagattctaattattttttcttactaACATTAGATCCATTAAATAGAAAAGAGGTAATGCGTCAAATAGTCGCTGAAATTCTTAATTCGCATCAATTATGTCTCTggctttttaaaatatcaaatagaTCCCTCACTTTTAGAAAGGTAAATCCACTTAACGTCGCTTACGTGTGCTGTTAAGTGCAAAGCTGGCAATTTGGAAAACGACACCATTTAAAGGAACAAGCCAAACGATGCCGTTTGCTTACCCAAAAACGTTTGTTTCCTACCAAAAATCACTTTCTTCTCTTGTGTGTCATCTCTTCATCTTCCTCAGCTCGCAGTTGCTTTAGCTTCGCAAGTGTTCCTCCCTGGCACCTCCGTGCATGTGTTCAGTGAAGCAATTTTTGCATGAAGCATCACCGTATTCACACAGTGCAGAAGGTGAAAGGTGAGTGTTTAGGTTTTTGTTATCTCTTACTCTCACTCTTTTTGGTACAATTTTGAATGCTTGGATATAATTTATATTGAGATAAATTGCTCCAATGATGTTCCAAAATATTATGGTGGCAGAAAAAGGAAAGAGGAATAAAGGGAGTAATTGGTAAAATGAAGcctaaaaaagaagaagggaatttGAATTCTGTTATTGTGGCTTTTTATTAGTTGACAATACTAAGACAAACTTCGGGGTAACTTTATGTATTGATCGAAGTTGCAGGCAAGCGCAATTTGAGAATTTTGCAGCAGGACGAGCTGCCCGTGCACAGTAACAAAGAATCGCAAAGCAAGAAGCAAACACAAATAAAGGCAAAACCAACCAAGGTAATAGTTTTACTTATTTAATAGTGACTTAATCAATTTTTCATATTCTAGTTAACCCCTTTATAAAGATAGTTATCTccgtatttgtattttttttttttttacaaattcttCAGTTTAATGGTCAATTCTTGCAGGAAGGGTTTATCTAATAGATGGTTACCAGCACTAGCAGTACTGACTTCGGCttgtttggggttttgatagTGAGCCAAGCTTTTACTACATATTTGGTAAATAATTATGAAGTTGTGCAGTAGTTATCCAAATGCTTATACCAAGAATTaatgttcttgtttattttggggatGATGGCTTTATGTTTTTTTAccctatataaaaataatgctgATTTATTAGTTCTCATTACGTGCTGGTTTGGTCATTTATTTCCTTTTGGTCCTTTTGAATGTAGGAGCCCTCTTGTTTTTTGTATCTCTAGGCCTATCAGGATGCTTCATTACTTGTTATGATCGAAGAGTTCGCAACGATTTGGCACAGCTTTGTCGAGAAATCTGTCTTTGTTGCTGTCATCCTGGGTAGTTCCTACTTCCTCTGCCTTTACCTATATATTGAGTCTTGTgatgttaaaacttaaaacacACCATTATACACTAAACATCTGCCTGAGGCATCAATAGTGACTTAATTTACTTAATAGTGACTTAATCAatttttcatatgttatgaaatACTTGTTTTGTCTGAATCTTCATGCTTTGGAACTTGTAAGTgtttttcaataataatcacTCAAACATATGTTCTTTAAACccatttcttttgtttttgtttttggaaCATCCATGACCACTCAATAGACCAAATGGCTCACAGAACCCTGAAAGAATTCGTAACAGCAGATTGTTAATGAAATACATTACTTTTTTCGtctgaaaatattttttgaacaaCTAATTATCATATTTTGTGTTGATATTTACTctattattttaagatttagaaGTGATCTTGTCtataacatttaaatttttattttcaaattaagtttttgaagttgaaattattGCAGAGTAGATCTTTTGAGCAAACAAAGGAAATTCTTTTCTCCTACAAACATGTGTTCTCAAGATTGGATCTTATTAAGTTTTGTTTGATTGCATTGTAGCTTGTAGCAACACGTTCTTCATCAAGCATTGGTAAGGGAAAAACCATGATGGCACAGTAAAGTATGGTTTCAGCCTAGTGAAGGAGAGTGTTAATCATTTCTCACACAGaagagcaaataagagagcttCAGAGAAGAAACAACAAACAGCAGAGAAGAGGAGACGAAGAACATATTAGAACaaatgatgaagatgaagatttgGGAGTTAGGGTTTTATAATTGAGAATGGACTAATTTGAGgcttttaaacaaaatttagaCACTAATTTGAGTTAAACGCTGCGAATGACTTTTGCACTAATGTGGATTCACGTTTCTGAGAGTGGTGGATCCATTTGGTCATTTTACATGGTCGGAGACTTAATTGATGCGAGTTGGGAATTTTAGGGACCATTTGGAGCATTAATTcgaatagaaaattaaaatacattgaAGTGTAAATAATGATTGGTAGGTCCAGCTGAGAAAAGTGTTTTTGTTGTGTTCTGCACTTCTTTGTATCTTATAGTTGTGATTGAGGTGAACTGGTAGTCTGGTATGAAATGTATCCCATCTAATCTATTTTTCATCTAttattctatatttctattgttacattaggtttttttaaataataatttttataaacttttagatttattttttctattattttttttatctaataatttttattaatattatcttTTANNNNNNNNNNNNNNNNNNNNNNNNNNNNNNNNNNNNNNNNNNNNNNNNNNNNNNNNNNNNNNNNNNNNNNNNNNNNNNNNNNNNNNNNNNNNNNNNNNNNNNNNNNNNNNNNNNNNNNNNNNNNNNNNNNNNNNNNNNNNNNNNNNNNNNNNNNNNNNNNNNNNNNNNNNNNNNNNNNNNNNNNNNNNNNNNNNNNNNNNNNNNNNNNNNNNNNNNNNNNNNNNNNNNNNNNNNNNNNNNNNNNNNNaatattttaatatatataaagataaataatgaaattagtttttattatattattatcattGTATTATACTATAATTTGTTGTCAGAGGTGGAATTAAGAGAGGACCTAAGGCggatttttaaaatgtttttagttattattagtaatattagtttaattatatattaacatATATGCGTATGCTTTTTAGTTTGTACTGTGTAGTGtgttataaaatttgtttgttattgtattatatattatagAATTTCACATGAATTGGTATAATAATTCTTGTCTATTTAAGAGTagtatataatttgaaaataatataaactAAGAACTTaatgtttaaataataaaaatattagtttaatATTTTAGCTAAGactaagattaattatttttaggataaagtatatttttttgtctctgaagtttgataaaaattttaaaaatatttctaaattttattttgttttaattttgttccaaaaattttttatttgcatcaaatatattccTGATGGCTAATTTTTAgggtatatttgatacaaatcgaaAATTTATGAgtcaaaattgaaataaaataaaacttagagatatttttaaaatttttgtcaaattttagggacaaaaata comes from the Arachis duranensis cultivar V14167 chromosome 7, aradu.V14167.gnm2.J7QH, whole genome shotgun sequence genome and includes:
- the LOC107459827 gene encoding probable sodium/metabolite cotransporter BASS1, chloroplastic, giving the protein MQALLACFPHPHGNPLLKFNSQSQRRNSLPTLFSTSKFFPPQPQIFLYPSSFVLNTPKSPTIRAPKHGQVRCGISSNGNSSNEKKGVKEWFEVCGEALSNAFPLWVTLGCVLGLVRPNCFSWVTPRLNIVGLTIIMVGMGMTLTLDDLRGALSMNKEVLSGFVLQYSVMPLSGFFVSKLLNLPSHYAAGLILVACCPGGTASNLVTYLARGNVALSVIMTAASTLTAVVMTPLLTAKLAGKYVAVDGSGLLISTLQVVLLPVLAGALLNQYFQPLVKLVSRLMPPMAVATVAILCGNAIAQSSSAILMSGGQVILASSLLHASGFFFGYILARMLGLDVTTSRTISIEVGMQNSVLGIVLATQHFGDPLTVVPCAISSVCHNIFGSILAGVWRHSAPAEKKD